The DNA region CGCACCATCGACAAGCATGGGCCGAACGCTGTCGCCTTCTATCTTTCCGGCCAGTTGCTGACCGAGGACTATTACGTCGCCAACAAGCTGATGAAGGGCTTCCTCGGCTCGGCCAATGTCGACACCAATTCACGGCTGTGCATGGCGTCTTCCGTTGCCGGCCACCGCCGCGCCTTCGGCAGCGACACCGTGCCGGGCATTTATTCGGACTTGGACGAAGCCGACCTGATTGTCCTCGTCGGCTCCAACGCCGCCTGGTGCCACCCCATTCTGTATCAGCGCATGATGGCCAATCGGCGCATGCGCGGCGCCAAGGTCGTCGTCATCGACCCGCGTCGCACGGCGACAGCAGAAGACGTCGACCTGTTTCTGCCCATCGCGCCGGGCATGGATACCGCGTTGTTCTCCGGCCTGCTCGTGCACCTGTCGGACGTGTTGGCGCTCGACTACGAGTACATCGATGCGCATGTCTCGGGTTTTCCGGATGCGCTGGCGCGCGCGCGCGAAATCGCACCGGACCTCGCGACGACAGCGCGGCTGGCGGGGCTTGCGCAGGATGACGTCGCCGCGTTCTTCGCGCTGTTCCGCGAAACGGCGAAGACCGTGACCTGCTATTCGCAAGGCGTGAACCAGTCGGCGCAGGGCACCGACAAGGTCAATGCCATCGTCAATTGCCATCTTGCGACCGGTCGCATCGGCAAGAACGGCGCAAGCCCGTTCTCGCTGACCGGCCAGCCCAATGCGATGGGCGGGCGCGAGGTTGGCGGCCTCGCCAATCAGCTCGCGGCGCATATGGGCTTTTCGCCCCAGGAAGTCGACCGCGTCGGCCGCTTCTGGAACGGACCGGCCATGGCCAAGCGCGAGGGCCTCAAGGCGGTGCAGATGTTCGACGCGATCGCGCGCGGCGAGATCAAGGCGTTGTGGGTGATGGCGACCAACCCGGCCGCGTCGCTGCCGCGGGCGGGTGCTGTGCGTGAGGCCTTGCGCAAGCTCGATCTGTTCGTCGTGTCGGAAAACGTTTTGTCGAACGATACCGTGAGCGCCGGCGCGCATTTCGTGCTGCCAGCGGCGGCTTGGGGCGAGAAGGACGGCACCGTCACCAACTCCGAGCGCCGCATCTCGCGGCAGCGCCCGTTCCTGCCGCTGCCCGGCGAGGCGAAACCCGATTGGTGGATCGTGTCACAGGTCGGCCAGCGCCTCGGCTTCGCCGACGCTTTCGCCTATCGCTCGTCGGCCGACGTCTTCCGCGAGCACGCAAAGCTGTCGATGTTCGAGAACGGCGGTACGCGAGACTTCGACATCGGTGCGCTGGCGCTGTTGTCCGACGAGGCGTTCGACGCACTCGACCCGGTGCTATGGCCGGCGCCCGCGACGCGGGCCGGCACGGAGCGCTTCTTTGCGCAAGGCGGCTTCTTTACGTCGGACCGCAAGGCGAAGATGATCGCGCCGGAAATGCCGAGACCGCAGGCGGAAACGTCGGATGCCTTGCCGTTCCGCCTCAATACCGGGCGCGTCCGCGATCAGTGGCATACCATGACGCGCAGCGGGCTCAGCCCGCGCCTCGCCAAGCATCTGCCGGAGCCTTTTGTTGAGGTGCATCCCGACGATGCGATCGCCGCCGGCCTGTCGCACGACGGCTTTGCGCGGTTGCATTCGCGTTACGGCGCCTGCGTGCTCAAGGTGCGGGTCTCCGAGGGACAGCAGCGCGGTTCGCTGTTCGCGCCGATCCACTGGAGCGACGAGACAGCCGCGATGGCGCGTGTCGGCGAATTGGTAATGCCGGCGACCGATCCTTTTTCCGGTCAGCCGGAAGCCAAAGCGACGCCGGTAGCGATCGCGCCGGTCGACTACAAGTATCGCGGTTTCGTGCTGACGCGCTCCCCTCTGGCCTTGCCGTCTCACACGTGGTGGTCGCGCGTGACAGTGGGACGTGGCGTCGGTTATCTCCTCGCGAGCGAGGCTGCCTCCGATATGTGGCGCGACGTTGCGCACGCGGCCTTCGGCCATGCGGAGATCGCCGAGTACTGCGATCCGCCCCGCGATCTCTATCGCATGGCGGCCTTTGTCGATGGACGGCTCGAGGG from Pseudolabrys taiwanensis includes:
- a CDS encoding nitrate reductase; this encodes MNAPSQHPPAVRTTCPYCGVGCGVLAKPDGLGGAVIAGDPAHPANFGRLCSKGSALGETLGLESRLLHPMRRGADGALARASWDAALDQVAAGFARTIDKHGPNAVAFYLSGQLLTEDYYVANKLMKGFLGSANVDTNSRLCMASSVAGHRRAFGSDTVPGIYSDLDEADLIVLVGSNAAWCHPILYQRMMANRRMRGAKVVVIDPRRTATAEDVDLFLPIAPGMDTALFSGLLVHLSDVLALDYEYIDAHVSGFPDALARAREIAPDLATTARLAGLAQDDVAAFFALFRETAKTVTCYSQGVNQSAQGTDKVNAIVNCHLATGRIGKNGASPFSLTGQPNAMGGREVGGLANQLAAHMGFSPQEVDRVGRFWNGPAMAKREGLKAVQMFDAIARGEIKALWVMATNPAASLPRAGAVREALRKLDLFVVSENVLSNDTVSAGAHFVLPAAAWGEKDGTVTNSERRISRQRPFLPLPGEAKPDWWIVSQVGQRLGFADAFAYRSSADVFREHAKLSMFENGGTRDFDIGALALLSDEAFDALDPVLWPAPATRAGTERFFAQGGFFTSDRKAKMIAPEMPRPQAETSDALPFRLNTGRVRDQWHTMTRSGLSPRLAKHLPEPFVEVHPDDAIAAGLSHDGFARLHSRYGACVLKVRVSEGQQRGSLFAPIHWSDETAAMARVGELVMPATDPFSGQPEAKATPVAIAPVDYKYRGFVLTRSPLALPSHTWWSRVTVGRGVGYLLASEAASDMWRDVAHAAFGHAEIAEYCDPPRDLYRMAAFVDGRLEGCVFIGPATATLQWDAVKALFESEQLAEAQRRAVLSGKAADGLADPGPVVCACFGVGLNVIRDAIVNGGATSVEAIGAALRAGTNCGSCLPELKRIVQRERAPQAV